The Haloarchaeobius amylolyticus genome window below encodes:
- a CDS encoding sulfurtransferase TusA family protein: MSEQLTADVTIDARGSGCPGPLMDLIGKIKKVDPGTVIELQTSDRGSVSDVPEWVEKAGHDLLETVEHDDYWSMYVEKA; the protein is encoded by the coding sequence ATGTCCGAACAACTCACTGCTGACGTAACGATCGACGCACGCGGCTCCGGCTGCCCCGGCCCCCTGATGGACCTCATCGGGAAGATAAAGAAGGTCGACCCCGGCACGGTCATCGAACTCCAGACGTCCGACCGCGGCTCGGTCTCGGACGTCCCCGAGTGGGTCGAGAAGGCCGGCCACGACCTGCTGGAGACCGTCGAGCACGACGACTACTGGAGCATGTACGTCGAGAAGGCCTGA
- a CDS encoding NUDIX hydrolase: MADADDIDARIDALAAEYGDVPVETAVTDLSDSQYQRARRLHDRGVPGAARVWVERDDEALLVREQSRPDSWGVPGGLIDPGESAPAAGEREVREETGVECTIVDVSYVYRVTRRHAEGEAPSFEEFAVAFVAEYVRGEPTRQPEEISEVAWWDTLPASVHSPADRLWNERFG; this comes from the coding sequence ATGGCTGACGCAGACGACATCGACGCCCGGATAGACGCACTCGCGGCCGAGTACGGCGACGTCCCGGTCGAGACGGCGGTCACCGACCTGTCGGACTCGCAGTACCAGCGGGCGCGGCGCCTCCACGACCGGGGTGTCCCGGGTGCCGCCCGGGTCTGGGTCGAGCGCGACGACGAGGCGCTTCTGGTGCGCGAGCAGTCCCGCCCCGACTCGTGGGGCGTCCCCGGTGGCCTCATCGACCCCGGCGAGTCGGCGCCGGCGGCGGGTGAACGCGAGGTCCGCGAGGAGACGGGCGTCGAGTGCACCATCGTCGACGTGTCCTACGTCTACCGGGTCACCAGACGACACGCCGAGGGCGAGGCACCCTCATTCGAGGAGTTCGCGGTCGCGTTCGTCGCCGAGTACGTCCGCGGTGAGCCAACCCGGCAACCGGAGGAGATCTCCGAGGTGGCGTGGTGGGACACGCTGCCGGCGTCAGTCCACTCGCCGGCCGACCGGCTCTGGAACGAGCGATTCGGGTAG
- a CDS encoding NAD(P)/FAD-dependent oxidoreductase — MTDIVIVGGGTGGTVLANRLVEDLEREVAAGEVEVTLVNDSPDHVYKPTFLYVPFGKKTADDAVRPLADLVDRRVNLEINRVVGIDTDAKTLDLQDGAGTLSYDYLVVATGAKLVPEEVPGLVEGGHHFYGGEGAERLRDALADFEEGHLVLSVVGVPHMCPAAPVEFVLMADEWFRERGIRDQVDITYTYPIQRLHGLESVSNWMEPRFAERDIDAMTFFNAEEVDPEAKVLRSMEGEELDYDLLVAIPPHDGDDLIAGSGLGDDGWVEVDKHTLEADHAEDVFAMGDAADVPTSKAGSVAHYEADVIADRITSKVRGQLPTATFDGKTVCFIEAGMNEATFVEFDYEHPPELRDESRPVHWAKLAYNESYWLTARGLL, encoded by the coding sequence ATGACCGACATCGTCATCGTCGGGGGAGGCACCGGCGGCACCGTCCTCGCCAACCGGCTCGTCGAGGACCTCGAGCGCGAGGTCGCGGCCGGCGAGGTCGAGGTGACGCTCGTCAACGACTCCCCCGACCACGTCTACAAGCCGACGTTCCTGTACGTCCCGTTCGGCAAGAAGACCGCCGACGACGCGGTCCGGCCCCTGGCCGACCTCGTCGACCGGCGGGTCAACCTGGAGATCAACCGCGTCGTCGGTATCGACACCGACGCGAAGACCCTCGACCTGCAGGACGGCGCCGGCACGCTGTCCTACGACTACCTCGTCGTCGCGACCGGCGCGAAACTGGTTCCCGAGGAGGTGCCCGGCCTCGTGGAGGGCGGCCACCACTTCTACGGCGGCGAGGGCGCAGAGCGGCTCCGCGACGCGCTCGCGGACTTCGAGGAGGGCCACCTCGTGCTGAGCGTCGTCGGCGTCCCGCACATGTGCCCGGCCGCGCCGGTCGAGTTCGTGCTCATGGCCGACGAGTGGTTCAGGGAGCGCGGTATCCGCGACCAGGTGGACATCACGTACACCTACCCCATCCAGCGCCTGCACGGCCTCGAATCCGTGTCGAACTGGATGGAGCCCCGGTTCGCCGAGCGCGACATCGACGCGATGACCTTCTTCAACGCGGAGGAGGTCGACCCCGAGGCGAAGGTCCTCCGGTCGATGGAGGGCGAGGAGCTGGACTACGACCTGCTCGTGGCCATCCCGCCCCACGACGGCGACGACCTCATCGCGGGCTCGGGCCTCGGCGACGACGGCTGGGTCGAGGTGGACAAGCACACCCTCGAGGCCGACCACGCCGAGGACGTCTTCGCCATGGGCGACGCCGCGGACGTGCCGACCAGCAAGGCCGGCTCCGTCGCCCACTACGAGGCCGACGTCATCGCGGACCGCATCACCAGCAAGGTGCGGGGCCAGCTCCCGACCGCGACGTTCGACGGGAAGACCGTCTGCTTCATCGAGGCAGGCATGAACGAGGCGACGTTCGTCGAGTTCGACTACGAGCACCCGCCGGAACTCCGCGACGAATCGCGCCCCGTCCACTGGGCGAAGCTCGCGTACAACGAGTCCTACTGGCTCACCGCCAGGGGGCTGCTCTGA
- the radA gene encoding DNA repair and recombination protein RadA, which produces MADVDLEKLPGVGPATADKLKDAGFDSFEGIAVASPSELSNTADVGESSAADIVQAAREHADIGGFETGAQVLERRNQIGKLSWQIDEVDDLLGGGVETQSITEVYGEFGAGKSQVTHQLAVNVQLPKEVGGLRGSVIFIDSEDTFRPERIDDMVRGLPDEALEATLEDRGIEGDIDDDETMKELVDDFLDKTHVAKGFNSNHQMLLAEKAKELASEHEDSEWPVRLLCVDSLTAHFRAEYVGRGELAERQQKLNKHLHDLDKVGNLFNCAVLVTNQVASNPDSFFGDPTQPIGGNILGHKSTFRIYLRKSKGDKRIVRLVDAPNLADGEAVMRVQDGGLKPE; this is translated from the coding sequence ATGGCAGACGTAGACCTCGAGAAGCTCCCCGGTGTCGGTCCCGCAACCGCAGACAAGCTCAAGGACGCAGGCTTCGACTCGTTCGAAGGCATCGCCGTGGCCTCTCCCTCCGAACTCTCCAACACGGCCGACGTCGGCGAGTCGAGCGCGGCCGACATCGTGCAGGCGGCCCGGGAGCACGCCGACATCGGCGGCTTCGAGACCGGCGCGCAGGTGCTCGAACGACGCAACCAGATCGGCAAGCTCAGCTGGCAGATCGACGAGGTCGACGACCTCCTCGGCGGGGGCGTCGAGACACAGTCCATCACCGAGGTGTACGGTGAGTTCGGGGCCGGCAAGTCCCAGGTGACCCACCAGCTCGCCGTCAACGTCCAGCTCCCCAAGGAGGTCGGCGGCCTGCGTGGCTCCGTCATCTTCATCGACTCCGAGGACACCTTCCGCCCGGAGCGTATCGACGACATGGTCCGTGGCCTCCCGGACGAGGCGCTCGAGGCGACCCTCGAGGACCGCGGCATCGAGGGCGACATCGACGACGACGAGACGATGAAGGAACTCGTCGACGACTTCCTCGACAAGACCCACGTCGCGAAGGGCTTCAACTCCAACCACCAGATGCTCCTGGCCGAGAAGGCGAAGGAACTCGCCAGCGAGCACGAGGACTCCGAGTGGCCCGTCCGCCTGCTCTGTGTCGACTCGCTGACGGCCCACTTCCGCGCCGAGTACGTCGGTCGTGGTGAACTCGCCGAGCGCCAGCAGAAGCTCAACAAGCACCTCCACGACCTCGACAAGGTCGGGAACCTGTTCAACTGCGCCGTGCTCGTCACGAACCAGGTCGCCTCGAACCCCGACTCGTTCTTCGGCGACCCGACCCAGCCCATCGGTGGGAACATCCTCGGGCACAAGTCGACGTTCCGCATCTACCTCCGCAAGTCCAAGGGCGACAAGCGTATCGTCCGCCTCGTGGACGCGCCGAACCTCGCCGACGGTGAGGCCGTGATGCGCGTGCAGGACGGCGGCCTGAAGCCCGAATAG
- the sufU gene encoding Fe-S cluster assembly sulfur transfer protein SufU: protein MGMGSDMYRQQILDHYKNPRNYGELEDATFTHVGENPMCGDEIRMDVKLDEDEETIAAVAFRGDGCAISQASASMLSGKLRGKTLDELAEMDRDDVVDMLGVDISPMRIKCAVLAEKVAQDGAEIYLGEKDLDKTTTEEDDD from the coding sequence ATGGGAATGGGCTCGGACATGTACAGACAGCAGATCCTCGACCACTACAAGAACCCGCGCAACTACGGGGAACTCGAGGATGCGACGTTCACCCACGTCGGGGAGAACCCGATGTGCGGTGACGAGATCCGGATGGACGTGAAACTCGACGAGGACGAGGAGACCATCGCCGCGGTGGCGTTCAGGGGCGACGGCTGTGCCATCTCCCAGGCCTCCGCGAGCATGCTCTCGGGCAAGCTCCGCGGGAAGACCCTCGACGAACTCGCCGAGATGGACCGCGACGACGTGGTCGACATGCTCGGCGTGGACATCTCGCCGATGCGCATCAAGTGCGCCGTCCTCGCCGAGAAGGTCGCACAGGACGGGGCCGAGATCTACCTCGGTGAGAAAGATCTGGACAAGACGACGACCGAAGAAGACGACGACTGA
- the pspAB gene encoding PspA-associated protein PspAB: MGLLDSIREVLGLRAEADAARDADPDDLFGMSTAYITMEAELGFASTGDGALCFSSVDSTDFEDTVREVEDILTAGESETGTAFEVREDDHGYHWVVLHDDDPEDLITSLHFAADTFIERDYGSRLLNAFFAFEKDDRLAYWVYSFRRGAYYPFVPKRGEKDRDSGTEFKLESNLDGELDLEADKEYWYPMYPSSSGTHPWE, encoded by the coding sequence ATGGGCCTGCTGGATTCGATACGCGAAGTGCTCGGCCTCCGGGCCGAGGCCGACGCTGCCCGCGACGCCGACCCCGACGACCTCTTCGGGATGAGTACGGCCTACATCACCATGGAGGCCGAACTCGGTTTCGCCAGCACGGGCGACGGCGCGCTCTGTTTCTCCAGCGTCGACAGCACCGACTTCGAGGACACCGTCCGCGAGGTCGAGGACATCCTCACCGCCGGCGAGTCCGAGACGGGCACCGCCTTCGAGGTGCGCGAGGACGACCACGGCTACCACTGGGTCGTGCTCCACGACGACGACCCTGAGGACCTCATCACGAGCCTGCACTTCGCCGCGGACACGTTCATCGAGCGCGACTACGGCTCGCGCCTGCTCAACGCCTTCTTCGCCTTCGAGAAGGACGACCGCCTCGCCTACTGGGTGTACTCCTTCCGCCGGGGCGCGTACTACCCCTTCGTCCCGAAGCGCGGCGAGAAGGACCGCGACAGCGGCACGGAGTTCAAACTCGAGAGCAACCTGGACGGCGAACTCGACCTCGAGGCGGACAAGGAGTACTGGTACCCGATGTACCCGAGCAGTTCGGGGACCCACCCGTGGGAGTGA
- a CDS encoding ABC transporter permease: MSRWNYFAKRVLLMVPVVWFGVTVTFVTIRMGPLDPVAAILGPQVPPSQYEKIERQLGLTRPLWEQYLDYLVGLLRFNLGESYVVKEGASAMDLIVLLTPRSLWLGFWSVLIPLFVGIPLGFYAGLHPNTYADYVASFGGIIWRAMPNFWLGIMLMAALSQSDRLFFGFEWTTFIVDANVIGPPPLGFYDHDGAFPVAVGGRTLFRLPFGFDVTTFLEAVKMVVAPAVVMGSASMGNEMRLGRTAVLETINSKYVDTARMKGLPRRVIVWKHVFRNALIPLVPIILNEAFLLIGGSVIMETIFSINGIGYLFFQAAVQGDMPLVGSLMYIFILIIVFMNIFQDFLYTVIDPRVGYE, from the coding sequence ATGAGTCGCTGGAACTACTTCGCGAAGCGCGTGCTGTTGATGGTGCCCGTCGTCTGGTTCGGCGTGACGGTGACGTTCGTCACCATCCGGATGGGGCCACTCGACCCCGTCGCCGCCATCCTCGGCCCGCAGGTCCCGCCCTCGCAGTACGAGAAGATCGAGCGCCAGCTCGGGCTCACCCGCCCCCTGTGGGAGCAGTACCTCGACTACCTCGTCGGGCTCCTCCGGTTCAACCTCGGCGAGTCCTACGTCGTCAAGGAGGGCGCGAGCGCGATGGACCTCATCGTCCTGCTCACCCCGCGGTCGCTCTGGCTCGGCTTCTGGTCGGTCCTCATCCCGCTGTTCGTCGGCATCCCTCTCGGCTTCTACGCCGGCCTCCACCCGAACACCTACGCCGACTACGTCGCCTCCTTCGGCGGCATCATCTGGCGGGCGATGCCGAACTTCTGGCTCGGCATCATGCTCATGGCCGCCCTGAGCCAGTCCGACCGCCTGTTCTTCGGCTTCGAGTGGACCACGTTCATCGTGGACGCGAACGTCATCGGGCCGCCCCCGCTCGGGTTCTACGACCACGACGGGGCGTTCCCGGTCGCCGTCGGCGGCCGCACCCTGTTCCGCCTCCCGTTCGGGTTCGACGTGACCACCTTCCTCGAGGCCGTCAAGATGGTCGTCGCCCCGGCCGTCGTCATGGGGTCGGCGTCGATGGGCAACGAGATGCGCCTCGGCCGGACCGCGGTGCTGGAGACCATCAACTCGAAGTACGTCGACACCGCCCGGATGAAGGGGCTCCCGCGCCGGGTCATCGTCTGGAAGCACGTCTTCCGGAACGCGCTCATCCCCCTCGTCCCTATCATCCTGAACGAGGCGTTCCTGCTCATCGGCGGCTCGGTCATCATGGAGACCATCTTCAGCATCAACGGCATCGGCTACCTGTTCTTCCAGGCGGCCGTGCAGGGCGACATGCCCCTCGTCGGGTCGCTGATGTACATCTTCATCCTCATCATCGTCTTCATGAACATCTTCCAGGACTTCCTCTACACCGTCATCGATCCGCGGGTCGGGTACGAATAG
- a CDS encoding DUF1641 domain-containing protein yields the protein MAEAPQQIEPEELTAAIEENPEAVAEFVSRLDAVNELLDVLELGTSAMDDEMVMRLAKTGSTLAESADAVATPETVRLAEAVGRDGEDLAAAVETISELQRNGTLDDLAAMADLLALMNGAVDDDMVMRLAKTGSSLGELADTAAEPDTVRGLERMLDAVGDASVEESEPVGVIGLAKATRDPEVKQGLGYLLALAKALGRGSGHENAVHE from the coding sequence ATGGCGGAAGCACCCCAGCAGATCGAACCCGAGGAACTCACGGCGGCCATCGAGGAGAACCCCGAGGCCGTCGCCGAGTTCGTCTCGCGGCTCGACGCGGTGAACGAGTTGCTCGACGTGCTCGAACTCGGCACGAGCGCGATGGACGACGAGATGGTGATGCGCCTCGCGAAGACCGGCTCCACGCTGGCGGAGTCGGCCGACGCGGTGGCGACCCCGGAGACGGTCCGGCTCGCCGAGGCGGTCGGCCGCGACGGCGAGGACCTCGCCGCCGCCGTCGAGACCATCTCCGAACTCCAGCGCAACGGCACCCTCGACGACCTCGCGGCGATGGCCGACCTGCTCGCGCTCATGAACGGCGCAGTCGACGACGACATGGTCATGCGCCTCGCGAAGACCGGCAGCAGCCTCGGCGAACTCGCCGACACCGCCGCCGAGCCCGACACGGTCCGCGGGCTGGAACGCATGCTCGACGCGGTCGGTGACGCCAGCGTCGAGGAGTCAGAGCCCGTGGGGGTCATCGGCCTCGCGAAGGCCACCAGGGACCCCGAGGTCAAGCAGGGCCTGGGCTACCTGCTCGCCCTGGCGAAGGCACTCGGCCGCGGGAGCGGCCACGAGAACGCCGTCCACGAATGA
- the htpX gene encoding zinc metalloprotease HtpX, whose product MQWKADRGLQFRMFLTMFLLAGLYIVFIAALWLYSGGSLLAIALMFGMFSLGQWYFSDKLTLWSMGAREVSEEEEPKLHAMVQRLSQQADVPKPKIAVVDSRNPNAFATGRSQKHAAVAVTTELLRILDDEELEGVIAHELAHVKNRDVMVMTIASFLSTIAFLIVRWGAFFGGGRNRNNGGVIVAILVSLVVWIVSYLLIRALSRYREFAADRGAAVITGKPRALASALQTISGDMHRVPKEDIREQAEMNAFFIIPISGSAITRLFSTHPSTERRIERLQQLEREMESF is encoded by the coding sequence ATGCAATGGAAAGCGGACAGGGGACTCCAGTTCCGGATGTTCCTCACGATGTTCCTCCTCGCGGGGCTCTACATCGTGTTCATCGCCGCGCTCTGGCTGTACTCGGGCGGGTCGCTCCTCGCCATCGCCCTCATGTTCGGCATGTTCAGCCTCGGGCAGTGGTACTTCAGCGACAAGCTCACGCTGTGGAGCATGGGCGCGAGAGAGGTCAGCGAAGAGGAGGAGCCGAAGCTCCACGCGATGGTCCAGCGCCTCTCCCAGCAGGCCGACGTGCCCAAGCCGAAGATCGCCGTCGTGGACTCGCGCAACCCCAACGCGTTCGCGACCGGGCGCTCGCAGAAACACGCCGCCGTCGCGGTGACGACCGAGCTGCTGCGCATCCTCGACGACGAGGAGTTAGAGGGCGTCATCGCGCACGAGCTCGCCCACGTGAAGAACCGCGACGTGATGGTCATGACCATCGCGTCGTTCCTCTCGACCATCGCGTTCCTCATCGTCCGGTGGGGCGCGTTCTTCGGGGGCGGGCGCAACCGCAACAACGGGGGCGTCATCGTCGCCATCCTCGTCTCGCTGGTGGTGTGGATCGTCTCGTACCTGCTCATCCGGGCGCTCTCGCGCTACCGCGAGTTCGCCGCCGACCGCGGAGCCGCCGTCATCACGGGCAAACCCCGGGCGCTGGCGTCCGCCCTGCAGACCATCTCTGGGGACATGCACCGGGTGCCCAAGGAGGACATCCGCGAGCAGGCGGAGATGAACGCGTTCTTCATCATCCCCATCTCGGGCAGCGCCATCACGCGCCTGTTCAGCACCCATCCCTCGACCGAGCGCCGCATCGAACGACTCCAGCAACTCGAACGCGAGATGGAAAGCTTCTGA